The genomic segment TTTTTCTGTGTGCAGGACAGTGTGATCCTAGAGACTGGTATGTGAAGAGCTCCACCAAGGCCAAAATTATTGTCATCAAGACTGACAACAAAGCAGGGAGAGGTGGTAGAAAGAGGGACATTGATGTTGCACAACAGAAAGCATTTAAGAGTCCGGACCctcatttaaattcaaatcTACAACTCGAGAGGCTTGGAAAAGTGGCTCCACTGGGTAAATAGTAGTTGTGAGTCGCCTATTTGTGTGAATTGTCACATAGAGGTTTCTGCACCTGAGTAAATATGGGAAGAGTAGCTGGGAAAGGCGTAAGTGTTCTTTACCGAGAGTAGCTCGATCCACAAGCTGATTTAGAATAACAATGCCTGCTCTTTATTGGGTTTTTTAATTAAGAATAGATGAGCCAAGGCTTTCAGTTTTCTCGTCTCAGACAACGTGGGCCAAGCCAATACGCATTTGGCATGGAGGAGCCGACAGGCATCATTATGCAAAATGCATATGGCCCACCACGATgtggaggaaggaagaaaaaaaaaatacacatacgCACAGAAAAGGGGGGGTTCTTGAATGGTCTTTTGAATAGGGCGGTGGTCCTGAACTGTAATGAAAGCAGgtgtgatttgttttattttcaaaagtcCTAAAAGTTTGAAATATTGTTGGTTTGGAACATTTTAGGAGTCTTTAAggtgttttaaaataaacttaGGGAACCACAATGGATTcttaataaacattttctcattttctggtTGTGAAAGCATGTTTTTTTGCCTAAACTTCAGTTATGTAAcaatataatgttttatttcaacagAAAACTCAGTGGCAGCAAAATCTGGTGGCTGCTTCCCAGGCTCCTCTTCAGTCACCCTGCAGGATGGATCCATGAAGGCGGTTAAAGACCTCCAACCCGGCGACAAAGTCCTGGCAGCAGATGACCATGGAAACCCGATTTACACAGACTTCATCATGTTCATAGACCAAGACTCGACGACCAGGAGGCTCTTCTATGTGATCGAAACCGACTCCGGCCAGAAAATCACCCTCACTGCGGCGCACCTCCTCTTCGTCGGCCACAACTCCACGGACGCGGAGGAGAGGAGGTCGGCGATCTTTGCGAGCGAAGTCCAACGTGGGCAAAAGGTGTTCGTCTTCGATGACGAGCGAAATCGACTCGTGCCTGTGACCGTAAAACGGATTTACACGCAAGAGCACGAGGGCTCGTTTGCGCCGGTGACCGTGCAGGGGACCGTCGTGGTGGACCAGGTCCTTGCGTCCTGTTACGCAGTGATCGAAGACCACGACCTGGCGCACTGGGCCCTGGCACCTGTCAGGCTCGCCCACTGGGTGTCCTCGTTGCTTTTTAGTTCCCAGCCACAAGTCAGTGCACAGAACGACGGAGTGCACTGGTACTCCAAGATCCTTTATCAATTAGGAACATGGCTCTTGGACAGCCACTCGATCCATCCACTTGGGATGTCAGTATACTCGAGTTGAAACCTCCACTACAGGAGCAGAGTGAGACTTTAAATGTAGGACACACGAACTATTcagtagattaaaaaaataaaataataataataattaaaaaagaacaaacaaacaagacaaaggcCCCAGCGGAGTTGGGATATTTATTTCAGTGACTTTTCTATGATGTGTCCCCTTTCAAAGAATGAACGGAGCCTTAAAAAGTTTCTCTTTGAATAATTTATTCTCACGTGAACTCGCTGCTGTCTGTCACACAAATGGATTCTGAGAGGGTGTGAGCAGCAAATTGTGCATAATCTATTTTTGTATAtctcaaatgcaaaaaaaaaaatgaatgaaaaaaattgagaaaaaaatgaaaaaaaaaatgaaaaagagaagaaaaaaagcgcaaagagaaagaagaccATGTAGAAAGGAGCTAACTTTGACAGGTTGTAATGTtcatatgtgcatatatgtgcaACTGACTGTTATATTTTGGGGAGAACAAACTTCGCGGGGTTccataaattatatttttatacacaGAATTGTAAATTAGATTTTGACAGATCGCTACCGAATCACATTTCGTTATTTGAAATAGTGTAAGATATgagaatatattttaatttaaatacagTAGTTGGGAAAGTATTGGAAAATCTTGTACTGCTTGGTTTATTAAGAATTTTATGATTTTGGAAactgttggtttaagttgtCGGAGAGGGACAGATATTCTGCCTCATGTCTGCAttctctgcttttttctttttgtttgtgtttctattttttctgttttcttctgagaaaaatattaaaatgcagATTCTGACAATTCAGTAACAGTTAAAGTAGTACTGAAACAGTTTcgttaaataaattaataagtaACTCCTGTAAATgtactaaaaatgtatttttcttttcatattttgtaaTAGGGAGATAGTTTTATAGAAATGACCTGCGGCAGATGCACAGTTTGGATAGTCTATATAGCCAGACCATACCAGTTAACTTTCATAACAGGGCGATGTGTCAAAAAAATGTCTAgagtttattatttatatgtttattacaAAATGAGATAAAGAAAATCTTCAAACTTGCAGTTGTTACATGTCTTTGTCTGACTGAGCttcacaggaaacacaaagaggaacaTTTAAATCACATTATGAGGCATTTCCCAGCCAAATTAAGGTCTTAGATTAGTTCCTGGAACACATCATCAGTGTATAAATCAGCTATCACCTGTTAAGTTATTTTCCCATTTGGCACAATTATCTTTTATAACGAACTGAGCATTCATTTTGGGTGAAGAAAACAATGGTTATAATAAGTGTATAAGAATGATTTTTAAGGTTATTGAATGAGTTTTAGTCTTCTGGGAGAGCTAACAAAGTATTTCGCTCTGGTTGGCAGCTTCTACAAAATGGAGAATATTGCGCTTTGAAAAACCTATTGCATGCTTGCGAAATGTTGAGAGCCCATGTCAAATTTAACGAGGTTTGCCCTCCGCAAATAACTTCTAACATGCAGACAAATTAAACAGAAGTGTGTTTGTTGGCCCTAAATCTGCTTCTCGGTGTCTGCTGGTTGAGGTCAGATCCTCCTTTACATCCAAAAAAAGAAGGAATACattcattttagtttaaatCACAACATGTGTTAGTCTTTAGAAATCACTATAATCCTACAATATTTTCTTACGAACTCACAGTGTACGTAGCAGACAATAGTGAGGTTGTACTGATGTATTTTTTGTCCTCTTTGAGATGTGATGTGGTATTGGTTGTCTTAAATTGATTACAGCATCACTTTCTCCCCCTCAGTAGCCGTGTTATTAAGTTGTACAAGGGCGACACCATGTGGCGTATCAGCGGTACTGCTGGTTGGCAGCAGCTGGAAATGCTGTAAAAAGGATTCTTCAGCAAGGAGTTGTGAATACTTTCATGTGAAATCTGACAAAACTCACAGgcacagaggagcagcagctgcTTTGTATGAATCAGctaagaaataaatgaatatatggCAGATTTTTGAGTTTGTAGGCTCACTTTGACTATTTAAAATGTGATCCTACTCTACACgatagactaaataattaaacaacacGGGTCTAGTAAGGAGCACAAGCACAAAGGAAGTTTAGagaatacatttaaattcaaattatgtCATGTAAAATCTTCTCAATTACAACATCCCTCAAGTGATCAAACCCATCCTTCACCCAGACTTATCAAAGGTAAAAGAGGCCATTGAACCTGAGTTTCTGAACACTGTTGCAACATGAGCAGGAATTCCATTTCCTTCTCTCAGGTCGCCcacattgtgttttgttgttgatatTGTGAGGTGGAAACTTGGTGAGGGACAAAGTGGCCCATCTCTCCCGGCACTGTGACCTTGGGTCCCTGACAGATACAAAAGCGTCCGCGCAGGGCAGCATTCCTCAGAGCAGGTAAACAGAGCCTCCTCTAATCCCTCTGGGGGCCCTCAGTCTGCTGGAGCTCAACAACGGCTTTTACAAATGTTGACATTTGCAAACATGAACAGTCTGGCATTCTGGAAAACAAAACTCGCTGTTTCTAAGAGAGTTCTGCAAATGGCAGCGCTCCTTCTTTCCAGGCGAACATTTACTCCTCTGTGGCAGCAACCAGTAGAGTGCTCAAGACCTAAGTGGTAAGTTGgagcaaaaaagaaaacctaAAGGGATTCTTAATGAGCCATCACACCTTTACCACCATCATTAAACTGAAAAAGAGGGCTTTACAATTTAAGACAGACTAATGAGATACATTAGTAGTTTTGAACAAAGTGGCTAGATAAAtgatacagtacatgtatgGAAGTAAATATGGACAAATCTTGAGATATATAAGGTATAGGCCTACTTGATTAtaaaaatctgatcaaaatACAGAGAAACAATCAGAGTTGCTAAAAGGAGTCATAATGTATGACAATTAAAACCCTTAAATTTGAATAAATTTGCAATATTTTGGAGAGTTCTCATGACCTTTCCTGTTGGTCATGGCTATGAGGAATACTTGGGGAGTGCTTAAGTTCATGAGAAGACAACATGAAATCCACAACATACAGTCTGCAACAGTTTTACACTGGTGGTTTGagtattatatacagtatgagaaGTACATTATAGTTTCCATTGACCTGAAGGTAGTCTTTTTGGATTTTAGATGACATTCCTTCagatcagtggttcccaaaatGAGGGAAGGGACACTTTGAAGTGGTCCCGAGATTAATAGGACAGGAAAAATAACTGTTAGGCTAGTTAAAATTAGATCCCTTTTGACTCTTCTCTGCTTTATTTTTCTGGTGAAATACTGGATGGTTTTACCTTGTCGGGCTTCTTACAGTCATTCAAACAATCCAAGAGGTTCATAGGAGAAAATTAATCTCTGGTTGAACTGTTTCCAACTAAAAAAGCACATTCAACCAGTGACAAGAGGTCGCAAGCAGTCACTATTTCAATTTAAGAGGTCATCagccaaaaaaggttgggaaccacagcTTCAGATCACCTCTATTCCAGTAGGTATCTACTTTTgactgtggttgttttggttttaactgCTTAAGTTTTTGGATTAGTTTCAAGTGCCAGCCACTCcataatacacaataaaaacacataaatgtcactttttatatcaaaaagtttatttttttctagtTTATGGTATCAAATTTTCtgttataaaaaatattcaatttctttaaaaacaattcCATCTCATTAGAAATATTGCACAATTTACAACATGTCAACAAATTGCACATTGATTTCTGAATTTTCCAACACAAAAAATGATTACTTCATGTCATACATAAAGTGTGAACACACATGACAGGATGGTTTGTCAACAGTTTGAGTCAAACTCAAAGTCAACTCAAGAGGTTGGATTTTCAACAGTTTGAGTCAATATTTGGCACACCATACTGTTCCAGATGAGCGAACCACTGTAGTGTCTTTTTCAAAATCCAACCAAATAATGAATGTCAAGAAGTGGGGATGACCTTTGGTGGAGTGAAAGCCATAAAGCGGCTTTAGAGTTACGTGTCTGCTCTGTGAACCCGGCTGTCGTCACAGAGATGAAACCTCCATCCACTGGGCTAACAAACAATGGTAATCCAGGTAGGCCACCCTGCTTGATACAGAAGTCTTAAGTTCATTCAAGGAAAAGATGAGCAACTGTCAAATATATGCAAGTCGGAAGAACAGcgacagcaggaaaagcagtAACAGAGGGGAAATGTGATGGATCCAATAGTCTGAATGCAGCAATAGCTATTTAGTGAGGGAAGTAAAGAAAAGTGAAATCTTCATTTCCAAGGTCCGAGGCTGCGTGGCTGTAAAAGGACTGAAAGTGTTAGAGttaaaaagacaggaaaatTGACAAGGCAGCATCACACCATTTTCAAGTATGCTGGGGGaaagtttgttaaaaaaaatgtgttaatcaTTCAGTTTTGGTGACACCTGTGGTGAGTAGTGGTAACATCAGGTGTGTTTTCACAAGAAAGATCTCATGAGTGCCATCCGAAACTCATCTGTACAGCTACAACCTCAAACAAAGTGATTATACAAGGAGcatatcaaatgtttttagaGCACAATCCCGCAACAGCATATTTTTACCAAAGCAATctttctgcaaaaacacaccATCGCTACCCTTTTAATCTATAATTACAGTCTGAAAAATGTAATGGACCATACCACTGGTTTTGCATGTCTTAGCTCTATACCAATTTGTGCCTCTTATGTAATCAGTGCTTCAGCTTTTACACATACATTAGATCACATTAGAGTCAAAAATCTAAGCCACcggttaaaacaaacaaaaaagtataaggtaattttgaaaataaacattgctacttttgcaaaaaaaaaaaaaatctatctggTGTAGAGTATACTTTAACTATTCCTTCAACCAAACTAAGAGAGCAAAAGTTTGATAAATAAATCTGATCAgatatcttttctttttgatgatGGATTGTATGAATCTGAAAATTAAGTGAACTTTAAATGATTACATTAGAGGTACAAACTGTGGCTAGCTTTTGTGCATTAACAATAAACTGCCTGACCTAAGTTTCAGGTGTTGGAAGTTTGCAAAAGAATAACTGTCAACTGCATTATCATGCAACAATAAATGAACttagacaaaaaataaaataaagctaaTTCTCCTCAAGTTGTAACTAAAATCAACAACTGCCATGGCTGTGGGAAATGTatctaaaaaaaagaatataatttGTGGTCAGCAACAAATTATAACCTATTTATTACCCAATATGTTGACTTGCTAAAACATGCTAAACCATTAGTATGGTCActttagagctgaaacttgAAGCTAACCACATTGATGACTGCTTGTAACGCTGCTCTGTTTAAGAGGATGTGAcctaaagaaacagaaagagtgaaatgattattttagcAGGATGTCAGTGCTCCGATTCACCAAACAGAcctgttgaaaaaaaagttgtaagtTAGTGTTTATAGAAAATTCTTTTGAGTCAATGCCAGTATAACCACTGTGAAACTAGTCATTCACAGCCATGATGGTCTGTTatgcaagcacaagaaaaaCCCCATAGACAACTTTGAAATGAACTTAACTCACACAAAATAggccattttgaattaaaatatttgCCTACTGCAACCATATGAGGTAAGATGTTACTGCTATTAAACAGCCTAAAGAAATTACGGTGAAAAACATATCTTAAGGTTCAAGGTGCATATATGTaagaaaatcttaaaattaaGGTACAAATAGATCCAATATGAATCTGTTCTGGCAGTACAAGACCAGGTGTCTTATAACAATATTACTATGACTGGCATTGTCGATACTTTTTCAAATCCACAGGATTTACCACAGCACTCAATATCAAGTGTAACGCACAACATTGAAAGACAGCAAATACACATTGTTAGGGAACAAAAACCTCTACATCAGTTCaactcaaaacaaaaaggaataaaacacaaagaagtcAGTTTAGAACAACTGTACAACATAAACAAAGACTTGGAACCACTTAACCTCAAGTTTTACAAGGACTTAAGGAATTTACGGAGTTTCAACAGTTTCAGAAACCACATTTATCCCAAAGCTTGTGGTACTTAAAGCATGTTGAGAATCTAGTGTCCCTTAATGTGCAGCTAATTTCTAAAACTTAGTGGATTTTTCAAGTAATGGCTAATTTAAGGGAAATACCACTAAATTTACAAGTTCAGTTTACACATGCAGGCAATCACAGGGGCCAATTAGTACTTGTGAACATGAACAACTCTTTCTCAAGTCTCAAAACCAGAGAACCAAGAACTTgatctgtgatgtcatccagATGCACAGCCAGAAGTTAATTCTCTCACCCTAAATAAAAGATTTTGTGGAAACCCTCCAAATTATCTTTGTAATATAGTTTGCACTAACCCAAAAAGACATCCTGGTAAATCCGTTTAGGCTATTGTTACAGTTACATTAAATCATTACTTCACCTTTTGCATGtcctatactgtatatagctgCACATTAGTATGACATCACGGTTAAACTGGCAGGACAATATTTCTTTTGTTGACCATGAAGCAAATAATTTCAATGCCAAAATTCAGTGGCATTCCCCTTCATCTATATGAGGTAGTATTTCCTGCCATATAATCACTGGTGTCAGCAATTCTAAAACATTAACTAGAAtaaatccttaaaaaaatgtgaattaggCACAAGGTGTTTAAGAGTTGTGTATAAA from the Thunnus albacares chromosome 21, fThuAlb1.1, whole genome shotgun sequence genome contains:
- the shha gene encoding sonic hedgehog protein A, translating into MLLWTRIVLVGLICLSLVSSGMGCGPGRGYGRRRHPKKLTPLAYKQFIPNVAEKTLGASGRYEGKITRNSERFKELTPNYNTDIIFKDEENTGADRLMTQRCKDKLNSLAISVMNQWPGVKLRVTEGWDEDGHHFEESLHYEGRAVDITTSDRDKSKYGTLSRLAVEAGFDWVYYESKAHIHCSVKAENSVAAKSGGCFPGSSSVTLQDGSMKAVKDLQPGDKVLAADDHGNPIYTDFIMFIDQDSTTRRLFYVIETDSGQKITLTAAHLLFVGHNSTDAEERRSAIFASEVQRGQKVFVFDDERNRLVPVTVKRIYTQEHEGSFAPVTVQGTVVVDQVLASCYAVIEDHDLAHWALAPVRLAHWVSSLLFSSQPQVSAQNDGVHWYSKILYQLGTWLLDSHSIHPLGMSVYSS